One segment of Cystobacter fuscus DSM 2262 DNA contains the following:
- a CDS encoding isocitrate lyase/PEP mutase family protein, with protein MTKTADFRRLHQSGILLLANAWDAGSARLVESLGGKAVATTSAGVAWAWGYKDGHALPLERLLQTASAIIRAIEVPLTLDMERGFGNTPEEVAAAVTSVARLGVAGLNIEDADLPPEHLVARIKAIRAALKREGLDIFINARTDVYLRGLAPEGQRAAECIRRAGLYEEAGADGIFPAGMTDMGDIAAMVKGTRLPVNIMARPTLAPAAELEKLGVRRITAGSAISEAMYAHAARLAGGFLKDGLSAPVTAESMPYPQVNGLMKA; from the coding sequence ATGACCAAGACCGCCGACTTCCGCCGCCTGCATCAGTCCGGCATCCTGCTCCTGGCCAACGCCTGGGACGCCGGGAGCGCGCGCCTCGTCGAGAGCCTGGGCGGCAAGGCCGTCGCCACCACCAGCGCCGGGGTCGCCTGGGCCTGGGGCTACAAGGACGGCCACGCCCTGCCGCTGGAGCGCCTGCTGCAGACCGCCAGCGCCATCATCCGCGCCATCGAGGTGCCCCTGACCCTCGACATGGAGCGCGGCTTCGGCAACACGCCGGAGGAAGTGGCCGCCGCCGTGACCTCCGTCGCGCGCCTGGGCGTCGCGGGCCTCAACATCGAGGATGCCGACCTGCCGCCCGAACACCTCGTCGCCCGCATCAAAGCGATCCGCGCCGCCCTGAAGCGCGAAGGCCTCGACATCTTCATCAATGCCCGCACCGACGTCTATCTGCGCGGGCTTGCCCCCGAGGGCCAGCGCGCCGCCGAATGCATCCGCCGCGCCGGACTCTATGAGGAGGCGGGCGCCGACGGCATCTTCCCCGCGGGCATGACCGACATGGGGGATATCGCCGCCATGGTGAAGGGCACCCGCCTGCCGGTGAACATCATGGCCCGCCCTACCCTCGCCCCCGCCGCCGAACTGGAGAAGCTGGGCGTGCGGCGCATCACGGCGGGCAGCGCGATCTCCGAGGCCATGTACGCCCATGCGGCGCGGCTGGCGGGCGGTTTCCTGAAGGATGGGCTGTCGGCCCCGGTCACG